The nucleotide sequence TTACACCCTCCATGTGGATCTTGGTAAGTACAAATTCAGTAATAAGCCATAATCATCGTCTCATTTATAAGTAGATGAATATAAAGTAGATGTATAAAAGTAggaattctttttatttatgtatggTAAACACTATGtgccattttttaaattttaattgggaTTTTCAATACTGTGCTCAGCGGAATCGTTCAAgcatttaatttcatgttttctaaTTAAAATGCTAAAATAAGAGTTAAAATTTGACGACGGCAGGCAAAAACTGTGTTGCATAGGTCTATTCAACATAGGAGATTTTGATTTATCACGATCGTCACGTTATTTCATTACTTTTCTAAAGGTAACCATTAAATTATATGCAAATATCATTCATTCAAATCTCTTgcataataaattaataaaaaaaaaaaaataaaaaataaacatacaaaagGAAGCAAAAGATACTAAAAGGACATTCGAACTCATAAGTCAAAATACAACTAACAACGGTaagactaaaaaagaaaaaaacaaagagacaaacaataataaacaaaataaaatactagTATAGAAAACCAAAGACGGAGAAACACGAACCTGACCAAAAACTTGCGGTGATATCGTGTACTccagaagagtaagcagatccagGTCCACATATAGCAAGACAAACTTGTGCTGTTTCATTTATTTAAGGACCACGATTACTAATGCTATTATATTCCCTAAACAAGGAAATAATGTATACAATTAATTAAGCAAGAAATTGTAAACTATTATTAATAGAAGAAATGGTATACAATTTCTCTATTCAATTAATACAAACTGATTACCTCAATTATTTGTACCTGCTTTATCTGTCCACAGCTGGAATTATGTCTGCACTCATAGACGAAAATCAATAATCATGATTAAATTCAAATAGTATACTACCCACTCTCTCTTGAAGTAAATCCATTGGACGCTCTCGTGAtgttcatgtttacaaaatgtgcaTGTCAATTTAAAAGATTCCGTTAGATATGACGCTGAAAGTGCATTTCtgtctaacacaaacgatgcaaacagctaagcgcgcacatgttttgatcatttctttcaaacatacgtttgcaaagtttatataaattttgacaaactatgcacaaGCTAAAAATGCGTCTGCAGTTTGTCGTCTGTCGTTTGTAagtacaaacgctacatttgtttctaacttcaacctgaTTAATCGAAGTATgtgtttctacgtttgtaaaaagtttgtttaccaacaacatgtgcatacattattgaaagttcaaacagggtcaatAAAGACTTTTTAAACGATGTATtcgtttctacttttgtagcgtttagaaaacaacaacaaacgcgacacaacgtttacaaaattttggttagaaagaaatgcaacCCTAGTAAACATATGATTAGTTAAAAATAAGTATCATATCATGCTTTCCTTGAAAGTGTAGAATTGATGGTTTTAAGAACGTTTTTGATACAATGTTTCAGAAAGGTAACATTTAATATTCCTTCGAAGGTTTATGgtctgctggtggagtttttattcccctcatgtatcaccaacccagtaggcAAAACTTCattgttgacatgaattatcattgatatggtcataattataaactgtttgcaaaacttaaaatattgaaatattaaagattttctacctcaggaatagatttccTTTGGTGTATTTGGCAAAGCTTTTATGAATTGATGGTCCTCAATGCTGAagatcttcaactttgttctttaaCTTAGcattttaacctttttttattcaagtgtcactgatgagtcttttgtagacgaaacgcgcgtctggcacaaatacaaaatttcaatactTGTATCTTTGAAGAGTTTATTTATTGTGGACACCATCTTGATTTGATTGTCTGTAATGAACAATCTGTTGTTGTCACAAGGAAGTCTTCTTTATTTTCATTGCAATTACATCACCTTATGTGTACTTACCATGAACGCCATGACCAATGCATCTAGTGGAAAGtaaactgcttacccttccgaaacaCCTGAATTCACCTCTAGTTTTATTTGAATGAGGATCATGCTGCTTTTCATGTCACGTGCAGTTTATATTGCGTTTGTGTGTCCTGGTGTGCTGTCATAAAGTCATTGGAGGTGTGCTTTGATATTCTgcggtttacatgttgtaatgtactatGTTGTAATATACTATGTTGTAATGTACTATGTTGTAATGTACTATGTTGTAATGTACTATGTAATATTTATCTATGTATTCCTCTGTTTTCTTGCACTTTTTGCTTTAATTTCCGTAGctatttttgtcatatttaaattttaaatttctgtgttttttgCTATCTACCTGTGAAAATGTATACATTCGGAAAACTTTGAGGTTGCAGAATCACTCGTCTGGATGGTTTATACATGTGTTATGTTTTTTATGAGAATATATATTTCAACTACTTGTATATAAAACGTGAGTGGGTACGTTTTGTTTCTTCTTTCGTTTGTAGTGTTGTACCGGTCAGAGTCTTCTAGCCTTGTTTATCTTTagcaataaaagatttttttcgtTTCAAACCAGCACAGTCGGTCATGTGTTTTGGATGCAGATTCTACATTTGCCAACGGTTCATGAATTTTGTGATTGATGTATTATTGTTAGATAATAGGCATTTTTCAAACCGCTTTCGATGCATACATCTTTGATGTCTAAATATTGATTACGGTTCAACAATATATCTTAACGGTAGGAGTCTCTGGTGCGTTTACTCTCAGGTTTTGTTGGCGTGTGTGTTGCAAATAAATTTGACAGGCTTTTATCTTTTGGAGCAGAAATTAAAATATACTCATTTTTGTATCGTTACCGGAATAACATGTTCTGATCCATGTATTACCATACCTCCTGTTCCATTAATGATTTAGCAATTCGAACTGAAGCCTAAGTTTGCATATTTAAGGTGAACTTGCATTGAGTTATTTTCTAATAAGAATCATGTATCTTTTACAGGAACTGGCGTTTCCATGAACTCATTTTATATATTCAAGTTTTATCGTTAAAACAATGTAATCAGTTTCAATCAATCATGAAATGAATTCCTCTAGTCTTTAACTGGAATAACGAATTTACCGAAGCAGATCACGATACAGGGAATGTCAATTAGAATAAGTGTTTTAGTTTCCGGATGTTTTTCGCAGatttaaaaaagtataattaAGAGAATGTTGTCAAATGCTTaaagtttttcattcatttgtatggcagtaaatcaaatgaaaaagtgTTGCCTCATCCTATATAAGTTTGTCTGATCTTGTTAGTGCAATTCGTCAAAAGTGCAATAAATTTACGCTTTAAAGTACAACCCTGTTGAATTTCCAGTATAGTGGATCGATCTTTGCATTATTCAATTCCCTAATGCCTTCAAACGCAATACACTTCCTATGCATATCCCATGTTTTCAGTGAACTTAACCGTATACATGTtcaatcttaagttttctatgagTGTTCTATAGCTTTTTTCTGATTCTTTTATTTTGACCATGCTCTATTAGTCTGTCATTGATTTCCGGCTGCGGATTAAATCCCTGTTTTGTTCCAGCTTTTATCGACCTTGTAACTGAATTACCTTACTTAGAATATGTTTAATCAGCCGCTTATAGTATTAAATAGAATACGATCTATGTATACTACATGACTTGACGCTGACttgatgatgattttttttgcCAGTCATATTTCAGCAGAAAAATCAATATTCTCGCACTTATATAGAACCAAATAGAGTATTTCAAAGATCTGTGCCATTTGTAGAGACCACTTTAACTTTGGATTTCAGTTTGCAAACCTTATTAAGAAATTGTATTGGTGTATACATGTACGTATCTGCACAGCGTCATTATATAAGTTCATTAACTGGTTACACGTCAAGACCACTTGAATAACTTGCAGATTTTTTTATGTGTCAGTTTTTCGTTTTGTTATGACGTTTTCTGTACTTTTGGTGTTGGTGGTCGATGTGCATTCTTTTACTGCATTCTATTTCTTGGTCAATCCTGACTGTAGATTCTTTAATGTCTATGTGCTGATATCCCCAAAACAAACCcactttccaaatattttttttaaaacttgtgacactccATATACCCATTCAAATACCATcaacaaaaaaaactaagtaagtttctatttttattcatacatagtAAAATGTAATAACATAATGGTAGTGCACAGCACAATATCACATTTTGGCTTAAACAATCACAGGCATATTAAACACAACATTTCATTAAATTCATGTTATTTCCTTTACATACACTTTTAAATTATCTGTGTCCATGCAATTCCCAACAGTAAAGTTATACATATTCCTACAAAAATCGTGAAATTCATGTTAGTTATGGaaattattttgaagaaataagTATAATTTTTGTCCGTGGCGAATTGCATGATCACAGATAAAAAATATTAGcaacatataaaaacaaacttaGACACAATTTACATTAATTAACGACAAAACATTACATTTAAAGACAAAAACATTACATTTAAAGACAaagacatattaaaaaaaatacattaaaacatttatttaaaaaatataaaaataacttcCGAACATTTCGAACAGTATTCAAATAATGTATTATTCTCATTAAATGAGTACAAACATGAAAGTTTTTTCgatgtaaaatgaaaaaatgcTGATAACAACATCAAATTGTGATTTAAAACAAGTGAACGAACACGTACTCAAAAAGCAAAATTGCAGCCAATAACAAAAATCTTTCAAAACGAATGAAGTTCACTCTTCTCGCCAGCAAGAATGTAAACTTAATTTACCTATCGATCGTATTCTGTCAATGTAGTAATCTTAAAACGGATACTCGCTATCTCTATAATGCAACAACTTCTTTATCAACTATTGATCTGATACGGATAATAAAAGACTTAATAAATAATATTCGCAATTTGTGTTGTCCTCTATTGTTCTCTCATAAAAAATTGTATTACGGAATAATCATATACAGTTGTAGGTTCATCAGAAAAATAACTTCATTATGAAGATGATAAATACACATGCTAAGGTGTAAATAACATGGGGTACACTAATTGTTATGACAGTACAAGTATACAATTATTTATGATTTGGAGATGTGCCGAACTATCAGCTGAAGCAAAGAAAAGCTGAACAAATATTACACTGAACAGATGTATTTTTCGCCTTTTTCACTCAATTTCACAGTTCGATTAATAGGACGTGCATTGATATTaaagatattatatattaaacACCTTCTTTCTACTTAGGTATGTAATTATTATTAACGATAAGGTCACACACCTGAAAGCATTTAGTTTTCGTTATTGTTTTGCGCTGTCGTGATTTGAAAGTCAATACCAAACTGCTGTTGAGTGTAATGCTGTGCACACCAAAATAATCGTCTAAATTTTGCGcactttcaaaatttaataaaaacattatcGCCGTTCAAAAGTTACGTAACTGATATATTGTTATTTATCAATTGTCTGTCCAAAATATGAATATCATGTCTTATtcgatttttttaaatggttttcagctaaattaaatgaaagtttactctccttcatttttttttttaatcttattacTTAAATTTAAGTTTGCGTAGTCTAAATAGTGCAATAAATATCAGCTGTAGAACAGAAATCAATATACTGTTAAATATAAGTAAGCTATTCGCTTTAATTAGGCAAATAAATCAactaattaaaacattttaaacaaaataattggcACTTAAATGAAATAGTTATTACACACTTAACACTCACTTGACCTAAACGAAATATATTGAGAAGTGGGAAGTAATTTGGCATTGAacatgaaacaaaaaaatatttgttacaaaataatGATATCTTTGACACAATTGGAAAGAAAACATAATGTAAAATAAGAAAACACTAATACACAAAGTTTGAGGAAATAATTTTCCATGACACTCACGAAGACAGTTAATTATTCATAACTCAGTTGAAATGACTGATGAAACAAAAATAGAATCATGATGAAAGGAATACAAAATATAACCTCTTTGTTTTTTGCCTGGAATGTGGCCATCAATCGTTCACTGACTTGTAAAGTCTTTCTGTACTTCCATCTCACAATTATGCAAAAGTTTACAATAAATTAAAGCTTCTTGAATTTTATATTGTTCGTATTTTGAACACGTTGTCCATGTTTTTAATACTTTTCTAAAGTCTTGATTACAAAATCCGTATAAGAATGGGTTTATAGCGGCATTCATTGCTAAAATCCAATACACGATTTGTTTAACAGTTTGTGACAGTTCTATACTGGTAAATGTATCTATActaattgtaataaaatatggAGTCCAGCAGATAAATGCAATAAATGTCAACAGACCTACACATAACACTGCTTTCTTATCTTGACGTAACAAATATCCTTTTACAACTTCATCACTTTGTTTTCTTGTTGGAAAAGAATTTTTAAATCCTTGCATTTGTCGTAGTTTGAATCCTGTTATAAGAGTCGCGGTGTCCATTGATGCGCTTCTTCCTTTCGCTCCTAGGAGCATACCTTGACGCATCATCTTTTTACCAGTAAGAGTACTTCTCCTATTTCCTTGATACACAATTGTTTGTCTACGGACATTTCTAAACTCACGTCGTGGCGGTAAAGGAGATACATCATCTTCAGAATTTGGATTACTTGTACTTTGATTTGAGTCATTTGAACTTTTTCGTCTTGTTTCAAACATATACGTTTCAGTCGTACTCAAAGAGCGTCTAATCTTTGTGTTGTTTCGACGTcgtaaaagttttaaataaatccCAATGTTGAGCGATATGAGCACAACCATTGGAAGGACATATTCTAGTACTGAGGCACTAACGTTGATCACAAGACTATGTTGAGTTGGAATATTGCAGAGTTTCTCTGGAGTAATGTCACCGTATAAACTCTGCCAACATATAGCCAATGGAATGTGTAGAACGAGACTGGACATCCAACAACATGCGACTAGTATACAGGCTATTTTCCTGCTCTGTTTCACTCGATACGAGATGGGGAAATGGATTGACCACCATCTATCAACTGTTAATAAAATCATACTTAATAAAACTACAAAGTATAGTGCATACCTTATCATTAAGTAAGTCCAACATAGGCCTTGTGATAGTGTCCATTCTCTGTTTAATGTTTGTAATATAGAAAACGGCATCGTTAATCCAAGTAGAAGATCAGCACATGCGAgacttaaaatataaatgtttctgCATCTTCGAATACAACGATTTCGTAAAAATATCACTAATATACCACCATTTGCAATAATCGTTGTTATAACTAGGGCCACAAGTGGCACCGCTGTCAACCAAAATTCCCAATTTCTTTGATTCTGTTCATTTTCATCAGAAAGCCGTTTATAAACTTTCGTCgagtttttatttaataattgtaCAATTCCATGTTCACCACCGGGATAGTATTGTATTATTTCCATTGTTGTATTACTATCGTGATCCATTTCTTTGCAACATAGCTATCAATGAATTATTTTCCAATGTGTTTTATATTCCTACTACAAATCTCTGATAATATAACCCAATCGATATGACTAGTAGTAGATTGATCTTAACCCACCAAGCTCTCAACACAAAATGAGTATTAACGTAGCGAAGCTTTCATTATAAAAGCAGACATAATTAGCATCGAAGCTATCGTTAATCCtgattctctgaaactgacaagGACTTTATTGATTTATGTGCAGACTCTGAGTAGGCTCGTATTTATCACGATATCCAATCTTTTCCTTCGTTGACATATTAGTTTTTTAAGCTTGTGCCATTAATACCTACACGAAATACATAGAAATCATCTGAAAAAACGATAGATGTGATTGTGTTACATTTTTGAAATCACATTATTTTcatccattatcaattttattgataattgtgGAAAATGAATAGCCCGTCCTTAAATAATTCGGAGGGATTACATTTTACCATAATTGGCTCGTTTGATTATTAACACTGCtacatatatgaatatataagttgatttcaaatttagaaaatagaAATGATTTAGTGTCTTACATGTGTATTATTTTTGAAGCTGTGACAATAAATATCTACACATACGAATGGTCTCAAAGaagtttattgatatttatggATAGGAGTCATCCGCCCATGACTAATTTAATAATTTCGGAAGAATTGCATTGACTATAATTGGTTCTATAAATTATTAACAAAGTACCATGATATGATAATATTAGCCCgaattagaattaaataaaaatgaatcattATTCTACATGCATATTAACACCTTGATATACTTATACAATTGAACACGGATGAAACTCCTTCGGATACAACGatgaaaaatctttaattttataatttttataatttttattgggatgatttgtacatgtagtattaaTTTGAAtgacattgatatatatatataaaaaaaaaaaaaaaaaaaaaaaaaaaaaaaaaaatatgtgtactcAATTTTGTCTGCGATCGTTTAAGAGAACAAGGTGATTTGTGTGGCGGGGATAAGACTGAAGTGTTTGCAAATTAGATGCAGATGGCTGAATTTGCCATGATTGGACAAATCCACATCCATAGCTTTTGAAATTAACCAAGcaaaagttcaaattaaagtaaaataacgAAACCGTTTTTAAATAAGTCATCGGTATTTACAAGATAGATTattgttcttcttttttttcttttgtcaaaAAATGATTACTTTTAAATAAGACAGTTCTCATGTAACTAAAGCTTTTCTGTTTAATTTGCTAATAGCTGGCACGCAATTCATTTCTTAAAAGTAATTAAACACTTAACCactaaaatgaaagaaaaatccATACAAGAAAActctattaaaaaaataagaacatgtcAATTGAAATATTATTTGATGCATCCAGTTACACAACATTTGTCATTAGAaatctacaaaaatgtataagCACTGCCGTACACTAACTCATCAAGATAATCTTTACCTAAACTCGTTAAACATGATATATTAGTTCTATGTGTAATTCAATGCTATATCTTAAAAAACAGTTTATATAAAGACAATGTTCGATAACTCGACACTAAAACTAAGAAAATCAATTGACAATGTGTTGGAAATGTTGGAAAATGAATATAGCTGATTTGAAGATAAATTTCTAGTACGAAAAATTAGGAGAAGGATTTTTTACGCATTTCTTAAGAATTCAAAACTTAAATACAAAGTTTGTAAGATCAGTATATTTAAACCGTCAGATCAGTATAAAATGTGTAATTGCAACAAAATGTTAAGGTTTGGAGTTGTGAAATGATTTGGTGAAAACATGAAGGACAAAACTATATAGATTAGTTTCTTTCTTCCAGCAACCAAACAGCGcatataaatattctaaattaaaaaaagtatagtTTTTATTcctaataagacaactatccaccatagatCAAATGACGAAGGTATGAACAACTATTAGTGtccaccgtacgaccttcaacaacgagcaactTATACAGTATGGTAAGACATAAAAGACCACGGCTTTAAAAAATGGACaacattcaaaagagaaaactaacagaattgttcaattttaaaatgataatttaaaaaaaaactgaaagcaACTAGATTCCAGGCTTCTGACCTGGAGAAAGTCATGAAGATAATATGACAGAATTAAAAATGTTCGATAGAGCTTAACCTTCTCCATAATCTTGGGCAAGGTGTAAAATAACACGACTAAACAAACcgtaaaaatcagttggaaaggaCTTGACTTGAAATCTACATCCTCTTACACacatatatgtatgtataaaacTTCTGA is from Mytilus galloprovincialis chromosome 6, xbMytGall1.hap1.1, whole genome shotgun sequence and encodes:
- the LOC143079215 gene encoding muscarinic acetylcholine receptor M5-like, yielding MDHDSNTTMEIIQYYPGGEHGIVQLLNKNSTKVYKRLSDENEQNQRNWEFWLTAVPLVALVITTIIANGGILVIFLRNRCIRRCRNIYILSLACADLLLGLTMPFSILQTLNREWTLSQGLCWTYLMIRYALYFVVLLSMILLTVDRWWSIHFPISYRVKQSRKIACILVACCWMSSLVLHIPLAICWQSLYGDITPEKLCNIPTQHSLVINVSASVLEYVLPMVVLISLNIGIYLKLLRRRNNTKIRRSLSTTETYMFETRRKSSNDSNQSTSNPNSEDDVSPLPPRREFRNVRRQTIVYQGNRRSTLTGKKMMRQGMLLGAKGRSASMDTATLITGFKLRQMQGFKNSFPTRKQSDEVVKGYLLRQDKKAVLCVGLLTFIAFICWTPYFITISIDTFTSIELSQTVKQIVYWILAMNAAINPFLYGFCNQDFRKVLKTWTTCSKYEQYKIQEALIYCKLLHNCEMEVQKDFTSQ